A region from the Mycobacterium heidelbergense genome encodes:
- a CDS encoding transglutaminase family protein, whose amino-acid sequence MWRLRVVHTTGYAYQSPVTASYNEARLTPRSDSRQNVILNRVETIPATRSHRYIDYWGTAVTAFDLHAPHTDLTVTSSSVVETERPEPPATEVGWSDLRSDAVIDRFDELLRPTAHTPTNKRLASVAKKIARTRDPADAVVAVAKWVRDELDYLPGTTGVHSSGLDALNEGRGVCQDFAHLSLILLRSMGIPGRYVSGYLHPKRHAVVGDAVDGRSHAWIQAWTGDWWNYDPTNDTPITEQYVSVGAGRDYTDVSPLKGIYSGQGATDLDVIVEVTRLA is encoded by the coding sequence ATGTGGCGGCTGCGGGTGGTGCACACCACCGGGTACGCCTACCAGTCGCCGGTGACCGCCTCCTACAACGAAGCCCGGCTGACCCCAAGGTCGGATTCCCGGCAGAACGTCATCCTGAATCGCGTCGAAACCATTCCGGCGACGCGGTCCCACCGCTACATCGACTATTGGGGCACCGCCGTCACGGCGTTCGACCTGCACGCCCCGCACACCGATCTCACGGTGACGTCGTCCTCGGTCGTCGAGACCGAGCGGCCGGAGCCGCCGGCGACCGAGGTCGGCTGGAGCGACCTGCGCTCGGACGCCGTGATCGATCGGTTCGACGAATTGCTTCGCCCGACCGCGCACACCCCGACCAACAAACGCCTCGCGTCCGTGGCCAAAAAGATCGCCAGGACTCGCGACCCCGCCGACGCCGTCGTCGCCGTCGCCAAGTGGGTCCGCGACGAGCTGGACTATCTGCCGGGGACCACCGGCGTGCACTCGTCCGGCCTGGACGCGCTGAACGAGGGCAGGGGCGTCTGCCAGGACTTCGCGCACCTGTCGCTGATCCTGTTGCGCAGCATGGGAATTCCCGGCCGCTACGTATCGGGCTACTTGCACCCCAAGCGTCACGCCGTCGTGGGCGATGCCGTGGACGGGCGAAGCCACGCCTGGATTCAGGCGTGGACCGGTGATTGGTGGAACTACGACCCCACCAACGACACCCCGATCACCGAGCAATACGTCAGCGTGGGCGCCGGCCGCGACTACACCGACGTTTCCCCGCTGAAGGGCATCTACTCCGGGCAGGGGGCGACCGATCTCGACGTCATCGTGGAGGTCACCCGGCTGGCTTAG
- a CDS encoding MarR family winged helix-turn-helix transcriptional regulator, whose product MSSAPASDRPDGVAFLLAQLGHHAATMFAEATATIELGPAHAGILRAIADEPGRSQQALSAQLGVLPSRIVVYVDELEERGYVERRRNPNDRRLHALYLTAAGKRLMRKLSELALQHELRLTAALDPEQRSALRTLLAAVAQQQGLTPHVHPGYRTIVQPAK is encoded by the coding sequence GTGTCATCAGCTCCAGCCAGCGACCGTCCCGATGGTGTGGCCTTCCTGTTGGCTCAGCTCGGCCACCATGCCGCGACGATGTTCGCCGAAGCGACTGCCACCATCGAGCTGGGCCCGGCACACGCGGGAATCCTGCGCGCGATCGCCGACGAGCCCGGCCGCAGCCAGCAAGCGCTCAGCGCTCAATTGGGCGTGTTGCCCAGCCGCATCGTCGTCTACGTCGACGAACTCGAGGAGCGTGGCTATGTCGAGCGTCGCCGCAACCCGAACGACCGCCGGCTGCATGCCCTTTACCTCACCGCGGCCGGGAAAAGGTTGATGCGCAAGCTTTCCGAACTCGCGCTCCAGCACGAACTCCGGCTCACTGCCGCGCTTGACCCGGAGCAACGCAGCGCCCTGCGTACCCTTCTCGCCGCGGTGGCGCAGCAGCAGGGCCTGACGCCGCACGTCCACCCTGGTTACCGCACGATTGTCCAGCCGGCCAAGTGA
- the holA gene encoding DNA polymerase III subunit delta — MHLVLGDEELLVERAVADVLRSARERAGASGNPDVPVNRMRAGDVGTYELAELLSPSLFADERIVVLEAAAEAGKDAAAVIAAAAAEVPAGTVLVVVHSGGGRAKALASELQSLGAVVHPCARITKASERVDFVRKEFRALGVKAGEDAVTALLDAVGSDARELAAACSQLVADTGGRVDAAAVRRYHSGKADVKGFDIADKAVAGDVAGATEALRWAMLRGEPLVVLADALAEAVHTIGRVRPLSGDPYRLAGQLGMPPWRVQKAQKQARRWSRESVATAMKVVAELNANVKGAVADADYALESAVRRVAELVADRSR, encoded by the coding sequence TTGCACCTGGTCTTGGGTGACGAAGAGCTACTGGTCGAGCGGGCGGTGGCCGACGTGCTGCGGTCGGCGCGCGAACGGGCCGGCGCCTCCGGGAACCCGGACGTTCCCGTGAACCGGATGCGGGCCGGCGACGTCGGGACCTACGAGCTCGCCGAACTGCTGAGCCCGTCGTTGTTCGCCGACGAGCGCATCGTGGTGCTCGAGGCCGCCGCCGAAGCGGGCAAGGATGCGGCGGCGGTGATCGCCGCGGCCGCCGCCGAGGTCCCGGCGGGGACGGTGCTGGTGGTGGTGCACTCGGGCGGGGGGCGGGCCAAAGCACTGGCCAGCGAGCTGCAGTCGCTCGGCGCCGTGGTGCATCCGTGCGCGCGGATCACCAAGGCGAGCGAACGCGTCGACTTCGTCCGCAAGGAGTTTCGTGCGCTGGGGGTCAAGGCCGGCGAGGACGCGGTGACCGCCCTGCTGGACGCCGTCGGCTCCGACGCGCGCGAGCTCGCCGCCGCGTGTTCGCAGCTGGTCGCCGACACCGGCGGTCGCGTCGACGCCGCGGCGGTGCGGCGCTATCACAGCGGAAAGGCCGACGTGAAGGGCTTCGACATCGCCGACAAGGCGGTGGCCGGCGACGTCGCGGGGGCCACCGAGGCGCTGCGGTGGGCGATGCTGCGCGGAGAGCCGTTGGTGGTGCTGGCCGACGCGCTGGCCGAAGCCGTGCACACCATCGGCCGGGTGCGCCCGCTTTCCGGGGACCCCTATCGTCTGGCGGGGCAGCTGGGGATGCCGCCCTGGCGGGTGCAGAAGGCGCAGAAGCAGGCCCGGCGCTGGTCGCGCGAGTCGGTGGCGACCGCGATGAAGGTGGTGGCGGAACTCAACGCCAACGTCAAGGGGGCCGTCGCCGACGCGGACTACGCGCTGGAGTCCGCGGTCAGGCGGGTTGCCGAGCTGGTGGCCGACCGAAGCCGATAG
- a CDS encoding circularly permuted type 2 ATP-grasp protein, producing MSKVSLPSRLEVAKRAPRGGAVRPDARSGRIFGGYTMSDSHAGVYSKAFDEMFDAQGAVRGPYKGIYAELAPADAADLKARAEALGRAFIDQGITFSLSGQERPFPLDLVPRVISAAEWSRLERGITQRVKALELYLDDIYGDQEILNDDIIPRRLITSCEHFHRQAFGIVPPNGVRIHVAGIDLIRDEKGNFRVLEDNLRSPSGVSYVMENRRTMARVFPNLFATHRVRAVDDYSSHLLRALRNSAATNEADPTVVVLTPGVANSAYFEHSLLARQMGVELVEGRDLFCRDNQVYMRTTEGERQVDVIYRRIDDAFLDPLQFRADSVLGVAGLVNAARAGNVVISSAIGNGVGDDKLVYTYVPAMIEYYLGEKPLLANVETYRCWLDDEREEVLDRIGELVLKPVEGSGGYGIVFGPEASEKELAAVARKIRDDPRSWIAQPMMELSTVPTQVESTLAPRYVDLRPFAVNDGNDVWVLPGGLTRVALVPGSRVVNSSQGGGSKDTWVLAPRASAGDRELGAAEVVRSLPKSIPDPALDGSHPTEVHDQQPQQQQQ from the coding sequence ATCTCTAAAGTGAGTCTTCCGAGCCGGCTCGAGGTCGCCAAGCGTGCGCCGCGCGGCGGCGCCGTGCGGCCGGATGCGCGTTCCGGGCGCATCTTCGGCGGATACACCATGTCGGACTCCCATGCTGGCGTTTATTCCAAGGCCTTCGATGAGATGTTCGACGCCCAGGGCGCCGTCCGCGGCCCGTACAAGGGCATCTACGCCGAGCTCGCGCCCGCCGACGCGGCAGACCTCAAGGCGCGCGCCGAGGCGCTGGGCCGGGCGTTCATCGACCAGGGCATCACGTTTTCGCTGTCGGGTCAGGAGCGGCCGTTCCCGCTCGACCTGGTGCCGCGGGTGATCTCGGCCGCCGAATGGAGCCGGTTGGAACGCGGCATCACCCAGCGGGTCAAGGCCCTCGAGCTGTACCTCGACGACATCTACGGCGACCAGGAGATCCTGAACGACGACATCATCCCGCGGCGCCTGATCACCTCCTGCGAGCATTTTCACCGCCAGGCGTTCGGCATCGTCCCGCCCAACGGCGTGCGAATCCACGTCGCCGGCATCGACCTGATCCGCGACGAGAAGGGCAACTTCCGGGTTCTCGAGGACAACCTGCGCTCGCCCTCGGGCGTGTCGTATGTCATGGAGAACCGCCGCACCATGGCGCGGGTCTTCCCGAACCTGTTCGCCACCCACCGGGTGCGCGCGGTCGACGACTACTCGTCGCACCTGCTGCGCGCGCTGCGCAACTCGGCGGCCACCAACGAGGCCGACCCCACCGTCGTGGTCCTGACTCCCGGCGTGGCGAACTCGGCCTACTTCGAGCACTCGCTGCTGGCGCGTCAGATGGGCGTCGAGCTCGTCGAGGGCCGCGACCTGTTCTGCCGCGACAACCAGGTCTACATGCGGACCACCGAGGGCGAGCGCCAGGTCGACGTCATCTACCGGCGCATCGACGACGCCTTCCTGGACCCGCTGCAGTTCCGCGCCGACTCGGTGCTGGGGGTGGCCGGCCTGGTCAACGCCGCCCGCGCCGGGAACGTCGTCATCTCCAGCGCGATCGGCAACGGCGTCGGCGACGACAAGCTCGTCTACACCTACGTGCCGGCCATGATCGAGTACTACCTGGGCGAGAAGCCGCTGCTGGCCAACGTGGAGACGTACCGGTGCTGGCTGGACGACGAACGCGAGGAGGTGCTGGACCGGATCGGCGAATTGGTCCTCAAGCCGGTCGAGGGCTCCGGCGGCTACGGCATCGTGTTCGGGCCGGAGGCTTCCGAGAAGGAGCTGGCCGCCGTCGCCAGGAAGATCCGCGACGACCCGCGCAGCTGGATCGCGCAGCCGATGATGGAACTGTCGACCGTGCCGACCCAGGTCGAAAGCACGCTGGCCCCCCGCTACGTCGACCTGCGGCCGTTCGCCGTCAACGACGGCAACGACGTGTGGGTGCTGCCGGGCGGACTGACCCGGGTGGCCCTGGTCCCCGGCTCGCGGGTGGTCAACTCGAGCCAGGGTGGCGGCTCGAAGGACACCTGGGTGCTGGCGCCCCGCGCGTCGGCCGGCGACCGTGAGCTGGGCGCCGCCGAGGTGGTCCGGTCGCTGCCGAAGTCCATCCCGGACCCGGCGCTCGACGGTTCACATCCGACCGAGGTGCACGACCAGCAGCCCCAGCAGCAGCAACAGTAG
- a CDS encoding alpha-E domain-containing protein, translated as MLARNAEALYWIGRYVERADDTARILDVALHQLLEDSSVDPDQASRLLLRVLGIDPPDHDLDVWSLTDLVAFGTNVSGGCSIVDAITAARENAKSAREMTSSEIWECLNTTYHALAERERAAKRLGPHEFLSFIEGRAAMFAGLADSTLSRDDGYRFMVLGRAIERVDMTVRLLLSRVGDSASSPAWVTLLRSAGAHDTYLRTYRGVLDAGRVVEFMLLDRLFPRSVFYSLRLAEHNLEDLMHNPQSRIGATGEAQRLLGQARSELEFVQPGVLLESLESRLAGLQGTCRDVGEALSLQYFHVTPWVAWSDAGERARLVGRQGDS; from the coding sequence ATGTTGGCCCGCAACGCCGAGGCGCTCTATTGGATCGGTCGCTACGTCGAGCGCGCCGACGACACCGCGCGAATCCTGGACGTGGCGCTGCACCAACTGCTCGAGGATTCCAGCGTCGACCCCGACCAGGCGTCGCGGCTGCTGCTGCGGGTGCTCGGCATCGACCCGCCGGACCACGACCTGGACGTCTGGTCGCTGACCGACCTGGTGGCCTTCGGCACCAACGTGTCGGGCGGCTGTTCGATCGTCGACGCCATCACGGCCGCCCGGGAAAACGCGAAGTCGGCCCGGGAGATGACGTCCAGCGAAATCTGGGAGTGCCTCAACACCACCTATCACGCCCTGGCCGAACGCGAGCGCGCCGCCAAACGCCTTGGGCCGCACGAGTTTCTGTCGTTCATCGAAGGACGGGCGGCCATGTTCGCCGGCCTGGCCGACTCGACGCTGTCGCGTGACGACGGATACCGCTTCATGGTGCTGGGACGCGCGATCGAGCGGGTCGACATGACCGTGCGGCTGCTGCTCTCGCGGGTCGGGGACAGCGCGTCCTCCCCGGCGTGGGTGACGCTGCTGCGCTCCGCGGGTGCGCACGACACCTACCTGCGCACCTACCGCGGCGTGCTGGACGCGGGCCGGGTGGTCGAGTTCATGCTGCTCGACCGGCTGTTTCCGCGTTCGGTGTTTTACTCGCTGCGGCTGGCCGAACACAACCTGGAAGACCTGATGCACAATCCGCAGAGCCGGATCGGGGCCACAGGCGAGGCGCAGCGGTTGCTCGGGCAGGCCCGCAGCGAACTGGAATTCGTGCAACCCGGGGTGCTGCTCGAGTCGTTGGAGAGCCGTTTGGCGGGCCTGCAGGGAACCTGCCGTGACGTTGGAGAAGCGTTGTCGCTGCAGTACTTTCACGTGACTCCGTGGGTGGCGTGGTCGGATGCCGGCGAGCGCGCCCGGCTGGTCGGCAGGCAGGGCGATTCCTGA
- a CDS encoding ComEA family DNA-binding protein yields the protein MRTELPAERLHRRLGADPDADSRADAAGEPEEPDGAPEHDQNSLLPRWLPDASPSRGWVARVRADPGRAGAIALAVVAALAVLVTVFTLLRDRPAPVMSAKLPPVEKAFTASPRPSANPAQPVVASVVGLVHTPGLVTLAPGARVADALQAAGGPVNGADTIGLNMARPVGDGEQIVVGLAPAPGQPTALGSSVASGSAPASGAPRPAGPGSGAVKPKAAGALDLNTATAEQLDALPGVGPVTAAAIVAWRQANGKFTSVDQLADVDGIGPARLDKLRSLVRV from the coding sequence ATGCGAACAGAACTCCCCGCCGAGCGACTGCACCGACGGCTCGGTGCCGACCCGGATGCCGATTCGCGCGCCGACGCCGCGGGCGAACCGGAAGAACCGGACGGTGCCCCGGAGCACGACCAGAACTCGCTGTTGCCGCGGTGGCTTCCCGATGCGTCGCCGAGCCGGGGCTGGGTGGCCAGGGTGCGCGCCGATCCCGGCCGCGCCGGTGCCATCGCGCTGGCGGTCGTGGCCGCCCTCGCGGTGCTGGTCACGGTGTTCACCCTGCTGCGCGACCGGCCCGCGCCGGTGATGTCGGCCAAGCTCCCGCCGGTCGAAAAGGCGTTCACCGCAAGCCCCAGGCCGTCGGCGAATCCCGCCCAACCGGTGGTGGCCAGCGTGGTCGGCCTGGTGCACACCCCCGGGCTGGTCACCCTGGCGCCCGGCGCGCGCGTCGCCGATGCGCTGCAGGCCGCCGGGGGCCCGGTGAACGGCGCCGACACCATCGGGCTGAACATGGCCCGCCCGGTCGGCGACGGCGAGCAGATCGTCGTCGGGCTTGCTCCCGCCCCGGGGCAGCCGACGGCGCTGGGCAGCTCGGTGGCCTCCGGTTCGGCGCCGGCATCCGGGGCGCCGCGACCGGCGGGGCCGGGGTCGGGGGCGGTGAAGCCGAAGGCGGCCGGGGCGCTCGACCTGAACACCGCGACGGCGGAGCAGTTGGACGCCCTGCCCGGGGTGGGACCGGTCACCGCCGCCGCGATCGTGGCGTGGCGGCAGGCCAACGGCAAGTTCACCAGCGTCGACCAACTCGCCGACGTCGACGGCATCGGTCCGGCGCGCCTGGACAAACTGCGCAGCCTGGTCCGTGTCTGA
- a CDS encoding acyl-CoA dehydrogenase family protein, protein MDFQLSDEQALLRDTTRDLLSRTYDPESRNKIIETDLGWSRDVWGQLADTGILSLGFEPDEAGQIEIMVVLTEIGRRLAPEPVVHAALAPGALIAEHGSDAQKQLLDEVAAGQRLLAFAHLETGHRKPTPEVTTRAVRHGDSWTLSGTKNPVLAGDCADALVVSAALPDGGTGLFLVEGEAVNRRPYPTFDGQRGAQIDLDSAPAEPLGDAVDVRDASPAIRDAIVRIQSALCAEAVGAMEEALRLTTDYLKTRKQFGVTLNKFQALTQRAADMYVSLELARSMSLYAAMSIADGNLDPVIASRAKLQVGRSGRHIAQESIQMHGGIGMTAEYPVGHYAARLTAIEHTLGSSQDHLRVLADHVADYDLARL, encoded by the coding sequence ATGGACTTTCAGCTGAGCGACGAGCAGGCCCTGCTCCGCGACACCACCCGCGACCTCCTGTCACGCACGTACGACCCGGAAAGCCGCAACAAGATCATCGAGACCGATCTGGGTTGGAGCCGTGACGTCTGGGGCCAGCTCGCCGACACCGGGATCCTGAGCCTCGGGTTCGAGCCGGACGAGGCGGGCCAGATCGAAATCATGGTGGTGCTCACCGAGATCGGGCGGCGGCTGGCGCCCGAACCCGTCGTGCACGCCGCCCTTGCGCCCGGGGCGCTGATCGCCGAACACGGCAGCGACGCGCAAAAGCAGCTGCTGGACGAGGTCGCGGCGGGTCAAAGATTGCTCGCGTTCGCCCACCTGGAGACCGGTCACCGGAAGCCGACCCCCGAGGTCACGACTCGCGCTGTGCGGCACGGCGATTCGTGGACCCTGAGCGGAACCAAGAACCCGGTCCTGGCCGGCGACTGCGCCGACGCGCTGGTGGTCAGCGCCGCGTTGCCGGACGGCGGCACCGGGCTGTTCCTGGTCGAGGGTGAGGCCGTGAACAGGCGCCCCTACCCGACGTTCGACGGGCAGCGCGGCGCCCAGATCGACCTGGATTCCGCGCCCGCCGAGCCGCTGGGCGACGCGGTGGACGTCCGAGACGCCTCCCCCGCCATCCGAGACGCCATCGTCCGCATCCAGTCGGCGTTGTGCGCCGAGGCCGTCGGCGCGATGGAGGAAGCGCTGCGCCTGACCACCGACTACCTCAAGACCCGCAAGCAATTCGGCGTCACGCTCAACAAGTTCCAGGCGCTCACCCAGCGGGCGGCCGACATGTACGTGTCGCTCGAATTAGCCCGCAGCATGAGCCTGTACGCCGCGATGTCGATCGCCGACGGCAACCTCGACCCGGTGATCGCGTCACGGGCCAAGTTGCAGGTCGGCCGGTCCGGCCGGCATATCGCGCAGGAGTCGATCCAGATGCACGGCGGCATCGGCATGACCGCCGAATATCCTGTGGGCCACTACGCCGCCCGGCTCACCGCGATCGAACACACGCTGGGCTCGTCGCAGGACCACCTGCGGGTGCTCGCCGACCACGTCGCCGACTACGACCTGGCCAGGCTCTAG
- the rpsT gene encoding 30S ribosomal protein S20, which translates to MANIKSQQKRIKTNERARLRNKSVKSSLRTAVRAFREAAHTGDKEKAAELLVSTNRKLDKAASKGVIHKNQAANKKSALARVLNKI; encoded by the coding sequence GTGGCCAACATCAAGTCGCAGCAGAAGCGCATCAAGACAAACGAGCGCGCCCGCCTGCGCAACAAGTCGGTGAAGTCCTCGCTGCGCACCGCCGTGCGCGCGTTCCGCGAGGCCGCCCACACCGGCGACAAGGAGAAGGCCGCGGAGTTGCTGGTGTCGACCAACCGCAAGCTGGACAAGGCGGCCAGCAAGGGCGTGATCCACAAGAACCAGGCGGCCAACAAGAAGTCGGCGCTGGCGCGGGTCCTCAACAAGATCTGA
- a CDS encoding ComEC/Rec2 family competence protein — protein MHHPGHAESAPAHLDARLVPAALTSWLVTAAGIYWPVGRALASCGVALVAAAAALVCCAARRPGRARRLPGIGAGLAAVGVVGAGFGLAIALRADAVGRHPITAAFGTVVPVTVTPTESAVSVGQGRLMFRATLRRLRADEMSGRVVVFARASDFGDMMVGQPVRFTARVNRPARRDLTVAVLNASGRPTMGTAGAAQRAAHAVRGRFAAAARETLPAGRAAMLPALVLGDTSAVAAETGRDFRAAGMTHLMAVSGANVTIVCGAVLFSARLIGPRAAVALAAVALVAFVIVVQPTASVLRAAVMGAIALAGMLSSRRRQAIPALSATVLVLMAVAPQLAVDVGFALSVLATAALVVIAPAWSRRLVGRGWPRPLADALAVAWAAHVVTAPLVAGISGRVSMVAAAANLAVAPVIAPITVLGSAAAVLCPLWPAGAQLLIRFTGPELWWVLSVAKWAAGVPAATVPVPEGVPGVVVVACATALVVVLWRWRSFRAVAGPAAMVGAGCLIAWSLSGLVGP, from the coding sequence GTGCACCACCCGGGCCACGCCGAATCGGCGCCCGCGCACCTCGATGCGCGGCTGGTTCCGGCCGCGCTCACCAGCTGGTTGGTCACCGCCGCCGGGATCTACTGGCCGGTCGGCCGGGCGCTGGCGTCGTGCGGTGTGGCGCTGGTCGCCGCCGCGGCCGCGCTGGTGTGCTGTGCGGCGCGCCGGCCCGGGCGAGCCCGGCGGCTGCCGGGGATCGGCGCCGGCTTGGCCGCGGTCGGCGTCGTGGGCGCGGGGTTTGGGCTCGCGATCGCGTTGCGGGCCGACGCGGTGGGTCGCCATCCGATCACCGCGGCGTTCGGAACGGTCGTCCCGGTGACGGTCACCCCCACCGAGAGCGCGGTGTCGGTGGGCCAGGGCCGGCTGATGTTTCGCGCCACCCTGCGGCGCCTGCGCGCCGACGAGATGTCCGGCCGGGTCGTCGTTTTCGCGCGGGCGTCGGACTTCGGCGACATGATGGTGGGCCAGCCGGTCCGGTTCACCGCGCGCGTCAACCGCCCGGCCCGCCGTGACCTCACGGTCGCGGTGCTCAACGCGTCGGGCCGGCCGACCATGGGCACCGCCGGCGCGGCGCAGCGGGCCGCTCACGCCGTGCGCGGCCGGTTCGCCGCGGCCGCTCGCGAGACCCTGCCCGCCGGCCGGGCCGCGATGCTGCCCGCGCTGGTCCTCGGGGACACCTCGGCGGTGGCGGCCGAGACCGGCCGCGACTTTCGCGCGGCGGGCATGACGCACCTGATGGCGGTATCGGGGGCCAACGTCACGATCGTGTGCGGGGCGGTGCTGTTCTCGGCCCGGTTGATCGGCCCGCGCGCCGCCGTCGCGCTGGCCGCGGTGGCGTTGGTGGCGTTCGTCATCGTCGTGCAGCCGACGGCGAGCGTGCTGCGGGCGGCCGTGATGGGCGCGATCGCGTTGGCGGGCATGCTGTCTTCGCGTCGGAGGCAGGCGATTCCGGCCCTATCGGCCACGGTCTTGGTCCTGATGGCCGTCGCCCCGCAGCTGGCCGTCGACGTGGGATTCGCGCTGTCCGTGCTGGCGACGGCGGCCCTGGTCGTCATCGCGCCGGCCTGGTCACGCCGCCTGGTCGGCCGGGGCTGGCCCAGGCCGCTGGCCGACGCGCTCGCGGTCGCGTGGGCCGCGCACGTGGTGACCGCCCCGCTGGTCGCCGGCATTTCGGGCCGGGTCAGCATGGTCGCCGCCGCGGCCAATCTCGCCGTGGCACCCGTGATAGCGCCGATCACCGTGCTGGGCAGCGCGGCGGCCGTGTTGTGCCCGTTGTGGCCGGCCGGGGCGCAGCTGTTGATCCGCTTCACCGGGCCGGAGCTGTGGTGGGTGTTGAGCGTCGCGAAATGGGCGGCCGGTGTGCCCGCGGCGACGGTGCCCGTCCCCGAAGGCGTGCCCGGTGTCGTGGTCGTCGCGTGCGCCACGGCGCTGGTGGTTGTGCTGTGGCGGTGGCGGTCCTTTCGGGCCGTCGCGGGGCCGGCCGCGATGGTGGGCGCCGGCTGCCTGATCGCCTGGTCGCTGTCCGGGCTGGTCGGCCCGTAG
- a CDS encoding acyl-CoA dehydrogenase family protein: MQLALTPEEAAFRDELRAFYTTQIPEELRELVRQGSSLSRDQIVTSHKILNDHGLAVPNWPVEWGGRDWTPTQHQIWADEMQLACVPEPLNFNAKMVGPVIAEFGSQELKRRFLPPTASIDIWWCQGFSEPEAGSDLASLRTTAVRDGDSYVVNGQKTWTTLGQYADWIFCLVRTDPQAPKRQAGISFVLIDMATPGISLRPIKTIDGGREVNEVFFSDVRVPANQLVGQENQGWTYAKFLLGNERTGIAGVGRTKVRLAEVKKRARQTGLLDDPLFAARLAEAENEVLALELTQSRVTTDSANGKPSPASSVLKMRGSQLQQIATELLVEVAGPDALPIGDGDIASPPWAQSSAPRYLNYRKTSIYGGSNEVQRNIIASTILGL; this comes from the coding sequence ATGCAACTGGCGCTCACGCCCGAGGAAGCCGCCTTCCGCGACGAGCTTCGCGCCTTCTACACCACCCAGATCCCCGAGGAGCTCCGCGAGCTGGTGCGTCAGGGCTCATCGCTGTCCCGCGACCAGATCGTCACCAGCCACAAGATCCTCAACGACCACGGGCTGGCGGTGCCGAACTGGCCGGTCGAATGGGGCGGCAGGGACTGGACGCCCACGCAGCATCAGATCTGGGCCGACGAGATGCAGTTGGCGTGCGTCCCGGAGCCGCTGAACTTCAACGCCAAGATGGTCGGACCGGTGATCGCCGAATTCGGGTCCCAGGAGCTCAAGCGGCGCTTCCTTCCCCCCACGGCCAGCATCGACATCTGGTGGTGCCAGGGCTTCTCCGAGCCGGAAGCGGGCTCCGACCTCGCCTCGCTGCGCACCACCGCCGTGCGGGACGGCGACAGCTACGTCGTCAACGGGCAGAAGACCTGGACGACGCTGGGTCAGTACGCGGACTGGATCTTCTGCCTGGTGCGCACCGACCCGCAGGCACCCAAGCGCCAGGCCGGCATCTCGTTTGTGCTGATCGACATGGCGACGCCGGGCATCAGCCTGCGGCCGATCAAGACGATCGACGGCGGCCGCGAGGTCAACGAGGTGTTCTTCTCCGACGTTCGGGTGCCGGCCAATCAGCTTGTGGGGCAAGAGAACCAGGGCTGGACGTACGCGAAGTTCCTGCTGGGCAACGAGCGCACCGGCATCGCCGGGGTGGGCCGGACCAAGGTCCGCCTCGCCGAGGTGAAAAAGCGCGCCAGGCAGACCGGGCTACTGGACGACCCCTTGTTCGCGGCGCGCCTGGCCGAGGCCGAAAACGAGGTGCTGGCACTGGAACTCACGCAGTCCCGGGTGACCACCGACTCCGCGAACGGTAAGCCGAGCCCGGCCTCGTCGGTGCTCAAGATGCGCGGCAGCCAGTTGCAGCAGATCGCCACCGAGCTGCTCGTCGAGGTCGCCGGGCCCGACGCCTTACCCATCGGCGACGGTGACATCGCGTCACCCCCCTGGGCCCAATCCAGCGCCCCGCGCTATCTCAACTATCGCAAGACCTCGATCTACGGCGGCAGCAACGAGGTGCAGCGCAACATCATCGCGTCCACCATCCTGGGATTGTGA